A part of Chitinimonas koreensis genomic DNA contains:
- a CDS encoding Nudix family hydrolase yields MTETKITHVAAGILIRPDGQFLLGSRPEGKPYAGWWEFPGGKLEAGETALAALGRELEEEMGIRVTAAQPWLVQTFTYPHARVRLNFFKVTGWDGEPHPHEGQAFAWQRPGALTVEPVLPANTPILRGLQLPAELAFSNVAELGEDAWRERLEQRLQAGLGWLVLREPQLDPAGYAALAARVLAQVRRHGARLLLHGAPGLAGELGADGVHLPARELMKLGERPEGWCGASVHGAEELARAGELGLDYAVLGTIKPSLSHPGVAPLGWDGFSALVGQGWPLPVYGIGGLAPADLADACAAGGQGVAMLRAAWA; encoded by the coding sequence ATGACCGAAACCAAGATCACCCACGTCGCCGCCGGCATCCTGATCCGCCCGGACGGCCAGTTCCTGCTCGGCTCGCGCCCCGAGGGCAAGCCCTATGCCGGCTGGTGGGAATTCCCCGGCGGCAAGCTCGAGGCCGGCGAGACCGCGCTGGCTGCGCTCGGGCGCGAGCTGGAGGAGGAGATGGGCATCCGCGTGACCGCGGCCCAGCCCTGGCTGGTGCAGACCTTCACCTATCCGCATGCGCGCGTGCGGCTCAATTTCTTCAAGGTCACCGGCTGGGACGGCGAGCCGCATCCGCACGAGGGCCAGGCCTTCGCCTGGCAACGGCCCGGCGCGCTGACGGTCGAGCCGGTGCTGCCGGCCAACACGCCGATCCTGCGTGGCCTGCAGTTGCCGGCCGAGCTGGCCTTCTCCAACGTCGCCGAGCTCGGCGAAGACGCTTGGCGCGAGCGGCTCGAACAACGGTTGCAGGCCGGCCTGGGCTGGCTGGTGCTGCGCGAGCCGCAGCTCGATCCGGCCGGCTATGCCGCGCTGGCGGCGCGCGTGCTGGCGCAGGTGCGCCGCCACGGCGCGCGGCTGCTGCTGCACGGCGCGCCCGGGCTGGCAGGCGAGCTCGGCGCCGACGGCGTGCACCTGCCGGCGCGCGAGCTGATGAAACTGGGCGAGCGGCCCGAGGGCTGGTGCGGCGCGTCGGTGCACGGCGCCGAGGAATTGGCCCGCGCCGGCGAGTTGGGCCTGGATTACGCGGTGCTCGGCACCATCAAGCCTTCGCTCAGCCATCCGGGCGTCGCCCCGCTGGGCTGGGACGGCTTCTCGGCGCTGGTCGGCCAGGGCTGGCCGCTGCCGGTCTACGGCATCGGCGGCCTCGCGCCGGCCGACCTGGCCGATGCCTGCGCCGCCGGCGGCCAGGGCGTGGCCATGCTGCGCGCTGCCTGGGCATGA
- a CDS encoding D-alanyl-D-alanine carboxypeptidase family protein, with translation MKKILIAAVAALSLHVSAALPVPPAPELSARAYLLLDVKSGATLAAKDPDARVEPASLTKLMTAYLTFKALQEGRIKPNQQLTVSQKGWKTEGSRMFLDPKKPATVDELIRGMIVQSGNDACVTLAEAIAGSEETFAGMMNQQAARLGMKNTHFMNSTGLPDAQHYTTARDLGILAAAIIRDYPQYYPIYSMKEYRYNNITQPNRNQLLYRDAGVDGMKTGHTESAGYCLVASKHEADRRVLSVVLGTDSDNTRANESARLLGYGLQFFDTSRLYAARQPVSQAQVYKGQAASVAVGFDRDQFLTLAKGGLARLQKQVTLQAPLVAPIKAGQVVGKVTLSLDGQALGELPLKALAPVEEAGLFGRLADSVKLWFR, from the coding sequence ATGAAAAAAATCCTGATCGCCGCCGTGGCCGCGCTGTCGCTCCACGTATCGGCCGCCTTGCCCGTGCCGCCGGCCCCCGAACTGTCCGCCCGCGCCTACCTGCTGCTCGACGTGAAGAGCGGCGCCACGCTGGCCGCCAAGGATCCGGACGCCCGCGTCGAGCCGGCCTCGCTGACCAAGCTGATGACCGCCTACCTGACCTTCAAGGCGCTGCAGGAAGGCCGCATCAAGCCGAACCAGCAACTGACCGTGTCGCAGAAGGGCTGGAAGACCGAGGGCTCGCGCATGTTCCTCGATCCGAAGAAGCCGGCCACGGTCGACGAGCTGATCCGCGGCATGATCGTGCAGAGCGGCAACGACGCCTGCGTGACGCTGGCCGAGGCGATCGCCGGCAGCGAGGAGACCTTCGCCGGCATGATGAACCAGCAGGCCGCGCGGCTCGGCATGAAGAACACCCACTTCATGAACTCGACCGGCCTGCCGGACGCGCAGCACTACACCACCGCGCGCGACCTGGGCATCCTGGCCGCGGCGATCATCCGCGACTACCCGCAGTACTACCCCATCTATTCGATGAAGGAGTACCGCTACAACAACATCACCCAGCCCAACCGCAACCAGCTGCTGTACCGCGACGCCGGCGTGGACGGCATGAAGACCGGCCACACCGAGAGCGCCGGCTACTGCCTGGTCGCCAGCAAGCACGAGGCCGACCGCCGCGTGCTGAGCGTGGTGCTGGGCACCGATTCGGACAACACCCGCGCCAACGAGAGCGCGCGCCTGCTCGGCTACGGACTGCAGTTCTTCGATACTTCCAGGCTCTACGCCGCGCGCCAGCCGGTGAGCCAGGCCCAGGTCTACAAGGGCCAGGCCGCCAGCGTCGCCGTCGGCTTCGACCGCGACCAGTTTCTGACGCTGGCCAAGGGCGGCCTGGCGCGGCTGCAGAAGCAGGTCACGCTGCAGGCGCCGCTGGTGGCGCCGATCAAGGCCGGCCAGGTGGTCGGCAAGGTCACGCTGAGCCTCGACGGCCAGGCGCTGGGCGAGCTGCCGCTCAAGGCGCTGGCGCCGGTCGAGGAAGCCGGCCTGTTCGGCCGCCTGGCCGACAGCGTCAAGCTGTGGTTCCGCTGA
- a CDS encoding GNAT family N-acetyltransferase: MRLRSAVPGDAAVLAELAGELGYSKSAEAMAGTLARLLPRDDQLLLVAERAGQVVAWLHAAEREALESPRRLEVMGLVVAGTQRGQGLGAALMDAAESWGRARGLEIVQLRSNIQREAAHRFYRRIGYASSKTSLLFQKPLSD; the protein is encoded by the coding sequence GTGCGACTGCGCTCCGCCGTGCCGGGCGATGCCGCGGTGCTGGCGGAACTCGCCGGCGAACTCGGCTACTCCAAGTCGGCCGAGGCCATGGCCGGCACGCTGGCGCGCCTCTTGCCGCGCGACGATCAACTGCTGCTGGTGGCGGAGCGGGCCGGCCAGGTGGTCGCCTGGCTGCATGCCGCCGAACGGGAGGCGCTCGAATCGCCGCGCCGCCTCGAGGTGATGGGCCTGGTCGTCGCCGGCACGCAGCGCGGCCAGGGCCTCGGCGCCGCGCTGATGGACGCGGCCGAGTCGTGGGGCCGTGCGCGCGGACTGGAAATCGTCCAGCTCCGCTCCAATATTCAACGTGAGGCGGCGCACCGCTTCTACCGGCGGATCGGCTACGCCAGCAGCAAGACCTCGCTGCTGTTCCAGAAGCCGCTGTCGGACTGA